Proteins encoded together in one Quercus lobata isolate SW786 chromosome 3, ValleyOak3.0 Primary Assembly, whole genome shotgun sequence window:
- the LOC115980221 gene encoding non-functional pseudokinase ZED1-like — MKRKAKEETSFIKDGRLLLEELLAFCNGKSNPICIFYAKELRRATNNYDQCQCFLQDVVFEFYKGYPEGHLISVKKFRDEKNFVSKDIAVEGILQQCSKALWLLLGALETKNPTLVYEFAGHSILSNRIYVTHRDHFKPIPWKFQIRIARDMAKMVNVEDAICSRIGYAAPENVVTGYLTEKADVCSFGLFLFELLAGRRFGISCCNDEALQPD, encoded by the exons ATGAAGAGGAAAGCAAAAGAGGAGACGTCATTTATAAAAGATGGAAGACTATTATTAGAGGAGCTTCTTGCGTTTTGCAATGGAAAAAGCAATCCAATCTGTATCTTCTATGCCAAAGAGCTTAGAAGAGCAACAAACAACTATGACCAATGCCAATGTTTTCTGCAGGATGTTGTTTTTGAGTTTTACAAGGGTTATCCGGAAGGTCATTTAATCTCAGTCAAGaagtttagagatgaaaaaaattttgttagtaAAGACATTGCAGTTGAAGGCATTCTTCAACAATGTTCTAAGGCTCTCTGGTTGCTGCTTGGAGCCTTGGAGACTAAAAATCCAACTCTAGTGTATGAATTTGCAGGTCACAGCATTCTCTCCAACCGTATATATGTGACTCATAGAGACCACTTTAAGCCAATACCATGGAAGTTTCAGATAAGGATTGCAAGGGACATGGCTAAG ATGGTCAATGTAGAAGATGCTATATGTAGCAGAATAGGTTATGCTGCACCTGAGAATGTGGTTACAGGCTATTTAACTGAGAAGGCTGATGTGTGTAGTTTTGGTTTGTTTCTATTTGAGCTTTTGGCTGGAAGGAGGTTTGGCATTTCTTGCTGTAATGATGAAGCCCTTCAACCAGATTGA